Proteins encoded together in one Campylobacter concisus window:
- a CDS encoding M48 family metallopeptidase → MLNEVKIIKKEVKNITLKVRPNGEAILTAPKTASDEHIKFIIKKRAKWIAQKRAFFTSFKTPEKEYVSGEDFKYLGRSYRLKVVQSKEERVKLQCGYLELFVKDKSDIKRKENLIYGWYYEKAMLYFFNILQEFNKIVKQDIKSVKIRQMKTRWGSCNPYKSYINLNIELIKKPKACIEYVIFHELAHLLYPNHSKKFYDYLTLYMPDWQKRKEILERV, encoded by the coding sequence ATGTTAAATGAGGTAAAAATCATCAAAAAAGAGGTGAAAAACATCACCTTAAAAGTTAGACCAAATGGCGAAGCGATCCTAACCGCGCCAAAAACCGCAAGCGATGAGCATATAAAATTTATCATAAAAAAAAGAGCTAAATGGATAGCACAAAAGCGCGCGTTTTTTACCTCGTTTAAGACGCCCGAAAAAGAGTACGTAAGCGGCGAAGACTTTAAATATCTTGGGCGAAGCTACCGGCTTAAAGTCGTGCAGTCTAAAGAGGAGCGTGTAAAGCTTCAATGTGGCTATCTTGAGCTATTTGTAAAAGATAAAAGCGATATAAAACGAAAAGAAAATTTGATCTATGGGTGGTACTATGAAAAGGCGATGTTATATTTTTTTAATATCTTGCAAGAATTTAACAAGATAGTAAAACAAGATATCAAAAGCGTAAAGATAAGGCAGATGAAAACAAGATGGGGGAGTTGCAACCCATATAAATCATATATAAATTTAAACATAGAGCTTATCAAAAAGCCAAAAGCATGCATCGAGTACGTCATATTTCACGAGCTTGCTCACCTGCTGTATCCAAATCACTCAAAGAAATTTTATGACTATCTAACGCTTTATATGCCTGATTGGCAAAAACGCAAGGAAATTTTAGAAAGAGTTTAG
- a CDS encoding aminotransferase class V-fold PLP-dependent enzyme: MANLDEIRKNIILKRDVHYFDYTASGLAYEPVEREIADALKTYANTHSDSSSSAIITQRRYEGARESLKKLLGLDERFYLIACGQGATAAIKKFQELLGIYLPPATASAIGEANLRAAQLPLVLVSPYEHHSNELSFREGLCDYLRVPLSESGEIDLLALERILKLNAGRRIIGSFSAASNVTGVVSDCKKISELIRAAGGIVAFDCAALSSHANLDCDYFDAIFLSPHKLLGGPASCGLLAIKKELLGSDVPTFAAGGTVAYASREGHVFLKNPEQLEEGGTPPIIGLMRANLAYALRNEVGFEQIKRAEDELARLFESELAGIDEIINYAPKGAPRLPIISFNVRGVSAYDFAASLSNDFGIQTRAGVMCAGPYAHDLLGIKEGRMPESKPGFVRVSLHYTHTERDVLYLVDAIKSCIKKHRELWGEEKAMYEMFGGKIF; the protein is encoded by the coding sequence ATGGCAAATTTAGACGAAATACGAAAAAATATCATCTTAAAGCGTGACGTGCATTATTTTGACTACACCGCTTCGGGGCTTGCCTATGAGCCCGTAGAGCGCGAGATAGCAGACGCTCTCAAAACCTACGCCAACACCCACTCCGACAGTAGCTCTAGCGCCATCATCACGCAGCGGCGCTACGAGGGCGCGCGCGAGAGCCTAAAAAAGCTACTTGGGCTTGACGAGCGGTTTTATCTCATCGCTTGCGGGCAGGGCGCGACGGCCGCGATCAAGAAATTTCAGGAGCTACTAGGCATTTACCTGCCGCCTGCGACCGCAAGCGCGATCGGCGAGGCAAATTTACGCGCCGCGCAGCTTCCGCTCGTGCTCGTTTCGCCCTACGAACACCACTCAAACGAACTTAGCTTTCGCGAGGGGCTTTGCGACTACCTGCGCGTGCCGCTTAGCGAGTCTGGCGAGATCGATCTGCTCGCACTTGAGCGCATCCTAAAGCTTAATGCGGGACGCCGCATCATCGGCTCGTTTAGCGCCGCCTCAAACGTTACGGGCGTCGTTAGCGACTGCAAAAAGATCAGCGAGCTAATCAGAGCCGCAGGCGGCATCGTCGCCTTTGACTGCGCAGCGCTGAGCTCGCACGCAAATTTAGATTGCGATTACTTCGACGCGATTTTCCTCTCGCCGCATAAGTTACTCGGCGGACCTGCAAGCTGCGGGCTTTTGGCGATCAAAAAGGAGCTGCTCGGTAGCGACGTGCCGACGTTTGCCGCGGGCGGGACGGTCGCTTACGCTAGCCGCGAAGGACACGTATTTTTGAAAAATCCCGAGCAACTAGAAGAAGGCGGTACGCCGCCTATCATCGGGCTTATGCGCGCAAATTTGGCCTACGCACTGCGAAACGAGGTGGGCTTCGAACAAATAAAAAGAGCCGAGGACGAGCTAGCGCGGCTTTTTGAGAGCGAGCTAGCAGGCATTGACGAGATCATAAACTACGCTCCAAAGGGCGCGCCGCGGCTGCCGATAATTTCCTTTAACGTGCGCGGCGTCTCGGCGTATGATTTCGCCGCGAGCCTTAGCAACGACTTCGGTATCCAGACGCGCGCGGGCGTGATGTGCGCGGGCCCGTATGCTCACGATCTGCTGGGTATCAAGGAGGGGCGCATGCCAGAAAGTAAGCCCGGCTTCGTGCGCGTGAGCCTGCACTACACGCACACCGAGCGCGACGTGCTCTATCTCGTGGACGCGATAAAATCCTGCATCAAAAAACACCGCGAGCTTTGGGGCGAGGAAAAGGCGATGTATGAGATGTTCGGCGGGAAAATTTTCTAA
- a CDS encoding winged helix-turn-helix domain-containing protein, whose amino-acid sequence MSEQIRELITKLLNPKGRLDCGAAFKIASKLGVEIGEVSDEAEKMGVKIDNCELGQFGGLENGRGKYTVMTQLKQMTDEKGRILCKDARDAAAGVGLKTIRSTLKDYKIDVKYCQLGCFKEKKGKKMRVKTKTWIENDEGELIFGKGKTEVLDVIAEVGSISKAAEILGMNYKKCWNHLQILQKNLKEELFTTKQGGGENAGTTLNERAHELINAYRQLQNDIEDFADKRFKELFLKKDGEKKDSTKDDAKDKKK is encoded by the coding sequence ATGAGTGAGCAAATCCGCGAACTGATAACAAAACTGTTAAATCCAAAGGGCAGGCTAGACTGCGGCGCGGCGTTTAAGATCGCCTCAAAGCTAGGCGTAGAGATCGGCGAGGTTAGCGACGAGGCCGAAAAAATGGGTGTAAAGATAGATAACTGCGAGCTGGGGCAGTTTGGCGGACTGGAAAACGGACGCGGCAAATACACCGTGATGACGCAGCTAAAACAGATGACCGACGAAAAGGGCAGGATACTGTGCAAAGACGCTAGAGACGCGGCTGCGGGCGTGGGGCTAAAGACGATCCGCTCGACGCTAAAAGACTATAAAATCGACGTAAAATACTGCCAGTTGGGGTGTTTTAAGGAGAAGAAAGGAAAAAAGATGAGAGTAAAAACCAAAACTTGGATAGAAAACGACGAGGGCGAGCTGATATTCGGCAAGGGCAAAACCGAAGTCCTAGACGTCATCGCCGAGGTCGGCTCGATCTCAAAGGCCGCCGAAATCCTAGGCATGAACTATAAAAAATGCTGGAATCATCTGCAAATTTTGCAAAAAAATCTAAAAGAGGAGCTCTTCACCACCAAGCAAGGCGGCGGCGAAAATGCCGGCACGACGCTAAACGAACGCGCGCATGAGCTCATAAACGCCTATAGGCAGCTACAAAACGATATCGAGGACTTTGCGGATAAGCGCTTTAAGGAGCTATTTTTGAAAAAAGACGGCGAGAAAAAGGACTCGACCAAAGACGACGCAAAAGATAAAAAGAAATAA
- a CDS encoding UvrB domain 3-containing protein — protein MLATQRKYDAIKYHQIFEEFGEIKSAYVISSNEHEELEGGNKEYIAKAWQETIKGYGSEEEYLKHVKDEFVYGDEIDLLIVVDKLLTGFDAPRASTLYIDKQLKEHNLLQAIARVNRLYDGKDYGYIIDYRGLLGELDEALTSYASLSGFDPEDITGAVIDVRSEIIKAKTYFAHLDDLFSSVKFKDDLESYVAVLEDVQKRDDFKEWLSQFARAFKLALSSEKIYDILSEEEIKAYKQRVKFYNELRKAVQLRYHEACDFGKYEAQMQKLLDTYVNAQGVNELTKLVNIFETEFDDEVQRVEGKNAKADTIISAVSAVVKEKMDSNPAFYKSIAQQIQDIIDEYKAKRLSEEEKLAKAKLLKDLITGALKPNEDRYPKEFNGKKILFAIYDNLLDILADVKLVDVEVVAKNLSVKFYEIYKEASKKPEWHNNKDVENEITSAMEDALWEIEDEYDVSIDEKEKIYQTIRGIEISFYVK, from the coding sequence ATGCTGGCAACGCAAAGAAAATATGACGCCATAAAATATCATCAGATATTTGAAGAATTTGGAGAGATAAAAAGTGCTTATGTGATATCAAGCAACGAGCACGAGGAGCTTGAGGGCGGAAATAAAGAGTATATAGCAAAGGCGTGGCAAGAGACTATAAAGGGCTACGGCAGTGAGGAAGAGTATCTAAAGCATGTGAAGGATGAATTTGTTTATGGCGACGAGATAGACTTGCTCATCGTCGTTGATAAGCTTTTAACTGGCTTTGATGCGCCAAGAGCAAGCACACTTTATATAGATAAACAGCTAAAAGAGCATAATTTGCTTCAAGCAATAGCTAGAGTAAATAGGCTTTATGATGGAAAAGATTATGGCTACATCATAGATTATAGGGGGCTTCTTGGCGAGCTTGATGAGGCGCTTACTAGCTATGCTTCGCTAAGTGGCTTTGACCCAGAAGATATAACTGGAGCCGTGATAGATGTAAGAAGCGAGATAATAAAGGCTAAGACTTACTTTGCTCATCTGGACGATCTTTTTAGCAGTGTGAAATTTAAAGACGATCTAGAAAGCTACGTGGCGGTTTTAGAAGATGTGCAAAAACGAGACGACTTTAAAGAGTGGCTATCACAGTTTGCTAGGGCGTTTAAGCTAGCGCTTTCAAGTGAGAAAATTTATGACATATTAAGCGAAGAGGAGATCAAAGCTTATAAGCAGAGGGTTAAATTTTATAACGAGCTAAGAAAGGCTGTGCAACTAAGGTATCACGAGGCTTGTGACTTTGGCAAATACGAAGCGCAGATGCAAAAGCTGCTCGATACTTACGTAAATGCACAAGGGGTCAATGAGCTTACGAAACTCGTAAATATCTTTGAGACGGAATTTGACGATGAGGTGCAAAGGGTTGAGGGTAAAAACGCAAAGGCTGACACTATCATCAGTGCCGTAAGCGCGGTGGTAAAAGAGAAAATGGACTCAAATCCAGCCTTTTATAAATCAATAGCGCAGCAGATACAAGATATCATCGACGAGTACAAGGCAAAAAGGCTAAGTGAGGAAGAAAAACTTGCCAAAGCAAAACTACTAAAAGACCTCATAACTGGCGCTTTAAAGCCAAATGAAGACAGATATCCAAAAGAATTTAATGGTAAGAAAATTTTATTTGCTATTTATGATAATTTGCTTGACATTTTGGCAGATGTAAAGCTTGTGGATGTTGAGGTGGTTGCTAAAAATTTGAGCGTGAAATTTTATGAAATTTACAAAGAGGCCTCAAAAAAACCAGAATGGCACAATAATAAAGATGTAGAAAATGAGATAACAAGCGCTATGGAGGACGCTCTTTGGGAGATAGAGGATGAATATGACGTTTCTATTGATGAGAAGGAAAAAATTTACCAAACTATCCGTGGAATAGAGATAAGCTTTTATGTTAAATGA
- the fdhD gene encoding formate dehydrogenase accessory sulfurtransferase FdhD codes for MQPIFTTQITKFKGAQKSVVDDILVREIKLEVYINGKRFGAVMATPTDQEALAAGYLISENLIASPEDIESIELSKDALSVRVKAKINEKRLEQFDEEKVIISGCGRSSTANIDPEAMAARSIKADVKFNKDEILRQMGQFYTQCELYEMTGCVHTAKLFVNGEQFYIGEDIAQHNTIDKAVGKAILAGAQLQNSFLMVSGRLSSEMVAKAVMHGIPVLVSRTAPTSLGVVIARKFNLTLCGFARGENINVYSGAERIYE; via the coding sequence ATGCAACCTATTTTTACGACCCAAATCACCAAATTTAAAGGCGCGCAAAAAAGCGTCGTTGATGATATTTTGGTGCGCGAGATCAAGCTTGAGGTCTACATAAACGGCAAGCGTTTCGGCGCGGTGATGGCAACTCCGACCGATCAGGAGGCACTAGCTGCAGGCTATCTCATCAGCGAAAATTTGATCGCAAGCCCTGAGGATATCGAGAGTATCGAGCTTTCAAAGGATGCTTTAAGCGTGCGGGTAAAGGCTAAAATAAACGAAAAACGCCTCGAGCAGTTTGATGAGGAAAAGGTGATAATCAGCGGCTGCGGACGCAGCTCGACGGCAAACATCGACCCTGAGGCTATGGCGGCGCGCTCTATAAAGGCCGACGTCAAATTTAACAAAGACGAAATTTTGCGCCAGATGGGGCAGTTTTACACGCAGTGCGAGCTTTACGAGATGACGGGCTGCGTGCATACGGCTAAGCTTTTCGTGAACGGAGAGCAGTTTTACATCGGCGAGGATATCGCTCAGCATAACACCATAGACAAAGCCGTCGGCAAAGCTATACTAGCCGGCGCGCAGCTGCAAAATTCGTTTTTGATGGTGAGCGGCAGGCTCAGCTCCGAAATGGTCGCAAAAGCCGTCATGCACGGCATCCCAGTGCTCGTCTCGCGTACGGCTCCGACTAGTCTTGGCGTCGTGATAGCGCGTAAATTTAACCTAACGCTGTGCGGCTTTGCTCGCGGCGAAAACATAAACGTGTATAGCGGCGCAGAGAGAATCTATGAGTGA